The following proteins are encoded in a genomic region of Streptomyces lunaelactis:
- a CDS encoding AAA family ATPase, whose product MIVERAYVHLPSCDEGEWPWSVPCVRQLLDEGLRFTAPVTFLVGENGSGKSTLVEALAEGFGLDSYGGSHDWRYASHRGKSVLGERVRFDAAPRGRRMVASWSARKGFFLRAETALDALGREGFQPDSVSHGEGFLAAFRGKFLQTGLYVMDEPEAALSFSSCLELIGHVDQLVKQGGQVICATHSPLLTALPGADIVEVGEHGMRRVAWRELGVVDHWRRYLADPQAYLRHILDPPTD is encoded by the coding sequence GTGATTGTCGAACGCGCATACGTCCACCTGCCCTCGTGCGACGAGGGCGAGTGGCCCTGGTCGGTGCCCTGCGTCCGGCAGCTGCTCGACGAGGGGCTGCGCTTCACCGCACCCGTGACCTTTCTGGTCGGTGAGAACGGCTCGGGGAAGTCGACCCTGGTCGAGGCGCTGGCGGAGGGTTTCGGGCTGGACTCGTACGGCGGCTCCCACGACTGGCGATACGCCTCCCACCGCGGAAAGTCGGTGCTCGGCGAGCGCGTGCGGTTCGACGCGGCACCCCGCGGGCGCCGGATGGTCGCCAGCTGGTCGGCGCGCAAGGGGTTCTTCCTGCGGGCCGAGACCGCTCTGGACGCCCTGGGCCGGGAGGGCTTCCAGCCGGATTCGGTGAGCCATGGTGAAGGCTTTCTCGCGGCGTTCCGGGGGAAGTTCCTGCAGACCGGGCTCTACGTGATGGACGAGCCGGAGGCCGCGCTCTCCTTCTCCTCCTGCCTTGAACTGATCGGTCATGTCGACCAGTTGGTGAAGCAGGGCGGCCAGGTCATCTGCGCCACGCACTCGCCGCTGCTGACCGCCCTGCCCGGCGCGGACATCGTCGAGGTGGGCGAGCACGGCATGCGGCGGGTCGCGTGGCGGGAGCTGGGTGTCGTCGACCACTGGCGCCGGTATCTCGCAGATCCGCAGGCCTACCTGCGCCACATCCTCGACCCGCCGACGGACTGA
- a CDS encoding MarR family winged helix-turn-helix transcriptional regulator, with protein sequence MTQKNAAGRGRLMEELSTASRRYMASYALFNQALADHLRLHPTDLQCLNLLALEPGPVTTGRVAELTGLTTGSATRLVDRLERAGYVTRERDIEDRRRVLVTLVPERMAEFGAVWQKLNGSWYAMFDAYSDEEIALLTAHMRRTVELSAAQVERLRSGEL encoded by the coding sequence ATGACGCAGAAGAATGCGGCCGGTCGCGGCAGGCTCATGGAAGAGCTGTCCACCGCCTCACGCCGCTACATGGCCTCGTACGCCCTGTTCAACCAGGCTCTCGCCGATCATCTGCGGCTCCACCCCACCGATCTGCAGTGCCTCAACCTGCTGGCGCTGGAGCCCGGTCCGGTAACCACCGGGCGGGTTGCCGAGCTCACCGGTCTGACCACCGGGTCCGCGACGCGGCTCGTCGACCGGCTGGAGAGGGCCGGGTATGTCACGCGCGAGCGCGACATCGAGGACCGGCGGCGGGTGCTGGTGACCCTGGTGCCCGAGCGCATGGCGGAGTTCGGCGCGGTGTGGCAGAAGCTGAACGGTTCCTGGTACGCCATGTTCGACGCGTACAGCGATGAGGAGATCGCGCTCCTCACGGCCCATATGCGGCGGACCGTGGAGCTCAGCGCGGCGCAGGTCGAGCGGCTGCGAAGCGGGGAGCTCTGA
- a CDS encoding GlxA family transcriptional regulator yields the protein MHTVAVLALDGVIAFDLSTPIEVFGRTRLPDGRPAYRVRVCAPAGEVDAGAFTLRAPWPLQALAEADTIVLPGVADPDVPIPPEVLDALREAAGRGTRIASICAGAFVLAATGLLDGLRATTHWVAAPLLAARFPAVEVDPDVLYVDNGQFLTSAGAAAGLDLCLHLIRRDHGSAVAADAARLSVMPLERDGGQAQFIVHEQPPAPHGSVLEPLLRWMEDNTRRELTLDEVAAQAGMSVRTLNRRFREQTGTSPLQWLHRARIRQAQYLLETTGHPVDRIASQVGFGSPTAFRDRFRRVTGTSPNAYRRAFQGQAAQ from the coding sequence ATGCATACCGTGGCCGTCCTCGCGCTGGACGGAGTCATCGCCTTCGACCTGTCCACCCCCATCGAGGTCTTCGGACGCACCCGGCTGCCCGACGGCCGCCCCGCCTACCGCGTCCGGGTCTGCGCGCCCGCCGGTGAGGTCGACGCCGGCGCCTTCACCCTCAGGGCGCCCTGGCCGCTGCAGGCCCTCGCGGAGGCGGACACCATCGTGCTGCCCGGCGTGGCCGACCCCGATGTGCCCATCCCGCCAGAGGTCCTCGACGCGCTGCGCGAGGCCGCCGGCCGCGGCACCCGGATCGCGTCGATCTGCGCGGGTGCTTTCGTCCTCGCTGCCACGGGTCTGCTGGACGGACTGCGCGCCACCACCCACTGGGTGGCCGCGCCGCTGCTGGCGGCACGGTTCCCTGCGGTCGAGGTGGACCCCGACGTGCTCTACGTCGACAACGGGCAGTTCCTGACCTCGGCCGGAGCCGCCGCCGGACTGGACCTGTGCCTGCACCTGATCCGGCGCGACCACGGCTCGGCCGTGGCCGCGGACGCCGCCAGGCTTTCCGTTATGCCGCTGGAACGCGACGGCGGGCAGGCGCAGTTCATCGTCCACGAGCAGCCACCCGCCCCGCACGGATCGGTGCTGGAGCCACTGCTGCGCTGGATGGAGGACAACACTCGCCGCGAGCTCACCCTCGACGAGGTCGCCGCGCAGGCCGGCATGAGCGTGCGCACCCTCAACCGGCGCTTCCGCGAGCAGACCGGCACCTCGCCCCTGCAGTGGCTGCACCGCGCCCGGATCCGCCAGGCCCAGTACCTGCTGGAGACCACCGGCCACCCTGTCGACCGGATTGCTTCCCAGGTCGGCTTCGGCTCGCCGACCGCCTTCCGGGACCGCTTCCGGCGTGTCACCGGCACGAGCCCGAACGCCTACCGCCGCGCCTTCCAGGGCCAGGCCGCGCAGTGA